A genomic segment from Corythoichthys intestinalis isolate RoL2023-P3 chromosome 2, ASM3026506v1, whole genome shotgun sequence encodes:
- the LOC130930827 gene encoding tubulin alpha chain-like isoform X2, with product MRECISIHVGQAGVQMGNTCWELYCLEHGIQPDGHMPESRPAGGSDDSFTTFFSETGTGKYVPRAIFVDLEPTVIDEVRTGTYRQLFHPEQLISGKEDAANNYARGHYTVGKEHIDSVLTRIRKLSDQCTGLQGFLVFHSFGGGTGSGFTSLLMERLSVDFGKKSKLEFAIYPAPQVSTAVVEPYNSILTTHTTLEHSDCAFMVDNEAIYDICRRNLDIDRPSYTNLNRLISQIVSSITASLRFDGALNVDLTEFQTNLVPYPRIHFPLATYAPVISAEKAYHEQLTVAEITNSCFEPCNQMVKCDPRHGKYMACCLLYRGDVVPKDVNVAISNIKTKRSIQFVDWCPTGFKVGINYQPPTVVPGGDLAKVQRAVCMLSNTTAIAEAWARLDHKFDLMYAKRAFVHWYVGEGMEEGEFSEAREDMAALEKDYEEVGVDSWEENEDGEEY from the exons CGTGAGTGTATCTCCATCCATGTGGGTCAGGCTGGTGTCCAGATGGGCAACACCTGCTGGGAGCTGTACTGTCTGGAGCACGGCATCCAGCCAGACGGCCACATGCCTGAATCCAGGCCTGCAGGAGGCTCTGATGATTCCTTTACCACTTTTTTTAGTGAGACTGGTACCGGCAAGTATGTGCCTCGGGCTATCTTTGTCGACCTGGAGCCCACCGTCATAG ATGAGGTGCGCACAGGCACATATCGTCAGCTCTTCCATCCCGAGCAGCTCATCTCTGGGAAGGAGGATGCTGCCAACAACTACGCTCGTGGTCACTACACAGTTGGGAAAGAGCACATTGATTCAGTATTGACCAGGATCCGTAAATTG TCTGACCAGTGCACTGGCCTCCAAGGTTTCCTAGTGTTCCACTCCtttggaggaggaactggttctgGCTTTACCTCTCTTCTAATGGAACGTCTTTCAGTCGACTTTGGCAAGAAATccaagctggagtttgccaTTTATCCAGCCCCTCAGGTGTCGACTGCTGTGGTGGAGCCGTACAACTCCATTCTGACCACACACACCACCCTAGAACACTCGGACTGCGCCTTCATGGTGGACAACGAGGCCATCTACGACATCTGCCGTAGGAACCTAGACATCGATCGTCCGTCGTACACCAACCTAAATCGACTTATCAGTCAGATCGTCTCCTCCATCACCGCCTCGCTGCGCTTTGACGGAGCTCTGAATGTAGACCTGACTGAGTTCCAGACTAATCTGGTGCCCTACCCGCGCATCCACTTCCCCCTGGCGACCTACGCCCCCGTCATCTCGGCAGAGAAGGCGTACCACGAGCAACTGACAGTGGCGGAGATCACCAACTCCTGTTTCGAGCCATGCAATCAGATGGTGAAATGCGACCCTCGCCACGGCAAGTACATGGCGTGCTGTCTGCTATACCGAGGCGATGTCGTGCCTAAAGACGTGAATGTGGCTATTAGCAACATCAAAACCAAGCGCTCCATCCAGTTTGTAGACTGGTGTCCCACTGGCTTCAAGGTGGGCATCAACTACCAGCCCCCCACTGTGGTTCCTGGTGGAGACCTGGCCAAGGTCCAGAGGGCCGTGTGCATGCTGAGCAACACCACCGCCATAGCTGAGGCCTGGGCCCGACTAGACCACAAGTTTGACCTGATGTATGCCAAGAGGGCCTTTGTGCACTGGTACGTGGGAGAGGGGATGGAGGAAGGAGAATTTTCCGAAGCCAGAGAGGACATGGCTGCTCTAGAGAAGGATTACGAGGAAGTGGGTGTCGACTCATGGGAGGAAAATGAGGATGGAGAGGAGTATTAG
- the LOC130930827 gene encoding tubulin alpha chain-like isoform X1, producing MQRECISIHVGQAGVQMGNTCWELYCLEHGIQPDGHMPESRPAGGSDDSFTTFFSETGTGKYVPRAIFVDLEPTVIDEVRTGTYRQLFHPEQLISGKEDAANNYARGHYTVGKEHIDSVLTRIRKLSDQCTGLQGFLVFHSFGGGTGSGFTSLLMERLSVDFGKKSKLEFAIYPAPQVSTAVVEPYNSILTTHTTLEHSDCAFMVDNEAIYDICRRNLDIDRPSYTNLNRLISQIVSSITASLRFDGALNVDLTEFQTNLVPYPRIHFPLATYAPVISAEKAYHEQLTVAEITNSCFEPCNQMVKCDPRHGKYMACCLLYRGDVVPKDVNVAISNIKTKRSIQFVDWCPTGFKVGINYQPPTVVPGGDLAKVQRAVCMLSNTTAIAEAWARLDHKFDLMYAKRAFVHWYVGEGMEEGEFSEAREDMAALEKDYEEVGVDSWEENEDGEEY from the exons ATGCAGCGTGAGTGTATCTCCATCCATGTGGGTCAGGCTGGTGTCCAGATGGGCAACACCTGCTGGGAGCTGTACTGTCTGGAGCACGGCATCCAGCCAGACGGCCACATGCCTGAATCCAGGCCTGCAGGAGGCTCTGATGATTCCTTTACCACTTTTTTTAGTGAGACTGGTACCGGCAAGTATGTGCCTCGGGCTATCTTTGTCGACCTGGAGCCCACCGTCATAG ATGAGGTGCGCACAGGCACATATCGTCAGCTCTTCCATCCCGAGCAGCTCATCTCTGGGAAGGAGGATGCTGCCAACAACTACGCTCGTGGTCACTACACAGTTGGGAAAGAGCACATTGATTCAGTATTGACCAGGATCCGTAAATTG TCTGACCAGTGCACTGGCCTCCAAGGTTTCCTAGTGTTCCACTCCtttggaggaggaactggttctgGCTTTACCTCTCTTCTAATGGAACGTCTTTCAGTCGACTTTGGCAAGAAATccaagctggagtttgccaTTTATCCAGCCCCTCAGGTGTCGACTGCTGTGGTGGAGCCGTACAACTCCATTCTGACCACACACACCACCCTAGAACACTCGGACTGCGCCTTCATGGTGGACAACGAGGCCATCTACGACATCTGCCGTAGGAACCTAGACATCGATCGTCCGTCGTACACCAACCTAAATCGACTTATCAGTCAGATCGTCTCCTCCATCACCGCCTCGCTGCGCTTTGACGGAGCTCTGAATGTAGACCTGACTGAGTTCCAGACTAATCTGGTGCCCTACCCGCGCATCCACTTCCCCCTGGCGACCTACGCCCCCGTCATCTCGGCAGAGAAGGCGTACCACGAGCAACTGACAGTGGCGGAGATCACCAACTCCTGTTTCGAGCCATGCAATCAGATGGTGAAATGCGACCCTCGCCACGGCAAGTACATGGCGTGCTGTCTGCTATACCGAGGCGATGTCGTGCCTAAAGACGTGAATGTGGCTATTAGCAACATCAAAACCAAGCGCTCCATCCAGTTTGTAGACTGGTGTCCCACTGGCTTCAAGGTGGGCATCAACTACCAGCCCCCCACTGTGGTTCCTGGTGGAGACCTGGCCAAGGTCCAGAGGGCCGTGTGCATGCTGAGCAACACCACCGCCATAGCTGAGGCCTGGGCCCGACTAGACCACAAGTTTGACCTGATGTATGCCAAGAGGGCCTTTGTGCACTGGTACGTGGGAGAGGGGATGGAGGAAGGAGAATTTTCCGAAGCCAGAGAGGACATGGCTGCTCTAGAGAAGGATTACGAGGAAGTGGGTGTCGACTCATGGGAGGAAAATGAGGATGGAGAGGAGTATTAG